TCAAGAGTAAAAGAAGGCGATGTTCTATTATTAATTGAAACACGCAGTGAAAAAGCAGATGAAGCTGAAAGTATTATAAGTGAATATGGTGCAGATAATGTAGAAGCTCATTCTAAGTAAATATGAGTTGAGTTCCATTTTACCGGACTGTCAAAAAGGCAGTCCGGTTTTTATTTTTTCACACCCGAGTAGTTTTTTTCATATCATATATTGAAAATCAATCATCCTGCTTTCAAGGGAGGTAGGGCTGGCTATGAATAAAAGTCCTGTTAATCATAAAGTAGTTGTTTTAGGAGGAGATGAGCGAGATATTTTCCTAATTAAACACTTGAAACAAGCGGGTATTGATGTATTTGCTATTGGGTTTGATCGTGTTGGCTACAAAATTGAAGGAACAGTACTATATACTATGGATGAAATAGAAGAAGAACAAATTAATGCAATTATCCTACCGCTTGCAGGTGTAGACTCAGAGGGAAATGTGCCTGCTAGTAATACAACAAAAAAATTAAATTTTTGGAAAGAAACAAAGAATTTAAGTGAACTACCACTTATTTTAATTGGCAGTGCGTCAAAAGATTTTAAGTCACTTGTAGAAAAACGTGGAGGAAGTATAGTTGAAACAATAGACTTAGATGATATAGCTATTTACAATTCAATCCCTACAGCCGAAGGCGCTATTTTTGAAGCTTTGAAAAATTCCAATCTAACAATTCATAGTAGCGATTCATTAGTTTTAGGTTTAGGTAGATGTGGCATTACTTTGGCTCGATTATTAAAAAATATGAGTTCAAATGTTACTGTGGCTGTAAGAAGACCAGCTCAGTTAGCTAGAGCTGAAGAATTAGGAGCTAGTGCGATTTATATTAATGAGCTATCTAACTATATTAAAGATTTTCAACTTATATTTAATACTATACCAGCTTTAATATTAAAAGAGGATATAATCAATAAATTAAGTCCTGAAGCTGTAATTATTGATATAGCTTCAGGTCAAGGAGGAACAGATTTTAAAGCATGTCGAGAAAAAAATATAAAAGGTATTTTAGCACCAGGTCTACCCGGTAAGATTGCACCTCAAACAGCTGGGGAGATTTTAGGTAAAGTATATCCACGTCTGCTTTTAACACATTTAAGGGGGTGACTTTATGAGTTTAGCTGGTGTAAAAGTGGGTTTTGCAGTAACGAGTTCACATTGTACCCTAGAACCAGTGTTTAAGGAAATTAAGGATTTAGTAGATGGAGGAGTTGAAGTTTATCCCATAATATCCCCGGGAGTAGATAAAACTAATACTCGTTTTGGTGAAGCAATAGAGTGGAAACAAAAACTTGTACAGATGACTGGTAATAAAATAATTAATAGTATAGTTTCTGCTGAACCAATTGGACCACAAGGATTTATAGATGTTATTGTTATTGCACCTTGTACTGGTAATACTATCGCCAAATTAGCAAATGGGATTACAGATACCGCTGTCACAATGGCTGCGAAAGCTCAAATAAGAAATCAAAAACCTGTTGTTATTTCAATTTCTACAAATGATGCTCTAGGTTTAAATGCAAGAAATATTGGTACTTTATTAAATTCAAAGTATGTTTATTTCGTGCCATTCACTCAAGATAATCCAATAAATAAGCCAAATTCAGTAGTAAGTCATACAGATCAAATAATACCCACGATCAGAAAAGCTCTTGAAGGAGAACAAATTCAGCCATTGTTAACTTCTAGAGAGGAGCAATAACCTATGGCAACTAATAATGTTATAGTTCAAAAGTTTGGTGGCTCGTCTTTACGGACTAAAGAGCTAAGAGAAAAGGCAGTTGAACACATCAAACAATCAGTAGACAGTGGTAATAAAGTTGTAGTAGTAGTGAGTGCTTTGGGAAGAAAACCAGACCCTTATGCTACAGACTCTTTAATAGATTTTCTTAATGGGCAAGCGGGTGAAGGTGTAAAGGATCGAGAACTAGATTTAGCAGTGAGTTGTGGTGAGGTTATCTCTAGTGCTTTACTAACCTCTCTATTAAACATGGATGGTTATGATGCAGTAGCGCTTACAGGAAAACAGGCAGGAATTTTGACTGATAATAATTACACTAACGGAACAATTCTAGATATTGATTGTTCTATGATTAATAAATATTTAGATCAGAATAAAATAGTAGTAGTAGCAGGTTTTCAAGGAGTT
The sequence above is drawn from the Natranaerobius trueperi genome and encodes:
- the dpsA gene encoding dipicolinate synthase subunit DpsA, yielding MNKSPVNHKVVVLGGDERDIFLIKHLKQAGIDVFAIGFDRVGYKIEGTVLYTMDEIEEEQINAIILPLAGVDSEGNVPASNTTKKLNFWKETKNLSELPLILIGSASKDFKSLVEKRGGSIVETIDLDDIAIYNSIPTAEGAIFEALKNSNLTIHSSDSLVLGLGRCGITLARLLKNMSSNVTVAVRRPAQLARAEELGASAIYINELSNYIKDFQLIFNTIPALILKEDIINKLSPEAVIIDIASGQGGTDFKACREKNIKGILAPGLPGKIAPQTAGEILGKVYPRLLLTHLRG
- a CDS encoding dipicolinate synthase subunit B; the encoded protein is MSLAGVKVGFAVTSSHCTLEPVFKEIKDLVDGGVEVYPIISPGVDKTNTRFGEAIEWKQKLVQMTGNKIINSIVSAEPIGPQGFIDVIVIAPCTGNTIAKLANGITDTAVTMAAKAQIRNQKPVVISISTNDALGLNARNIGTLLNSKYVYFVPFTQDNPINKPNSVVSHTDQIIPTIRKALEGEQIQPLLTSREEQ